Below is a genomic region from Argonema galeatum A003/A1.
ATATTAGCTAAATTTTCGGTGATATCATCAAATTGTCTGTTGTCATCGTTGGTTAAATTTTACCGCAGATGAAGACTCTGGAACGCAGATGGACGCCGATAAGAATAATCACAGGAATTTTTTATGTAACCGATGCTACCGGATATGATATGACCAATGAGGAGGTTTTTTTGAAATGGCTAAGTTCTACTCGGAGTTGAATGAAGACTTACGTAATTTTATTGAAGAACAAAAAGTATTTTTCACGGCAACTGCACCAATAACGGGCAGAATTAATCTCTCGCCAAAGGGGTGTGATACCTTTCGCTGTATTGATAATAAAACAGTGGCTTATCTCGATTTAACTGGGAGTGGCAATGAAACGGCGGCGCATTTAAATGAAAATGGACGGATGACAATTATGTTTTGCAGTTTTTCCGATCGGCCCTTGATTTTGCGTATCTACGGACAAGGCCGTGTAATTAGCTCCACACATCAAGAATGGCACAAATTTTACTCTCT
It encodes:
- a CDS encoding pyridoxamine 5'-phosphate oxidase family protein; the encoded protein is MAKFYSELNEDLRNFIEEQKVFFTATAPITGRINLSPKGCDTFRCIDNKTVAYLDLTGSGNETAAHLNENGRMTIMFCSFSDRPLILRIYGQGRVISSTHQEWHKFYSLFEPTPGERQIVVLDVESVQTSCGYGVPMYELKEERKTLVEWANKKGKQGIVDYWQEKNQKSIDGLPTNIGQG